In Aeromicrobium wangtongii, the DNA window TCTCGTTGCCGACCCGGACCGGCGACGCGACCTGCTTGACCGTGCCGAAGCGCGGGTGCTCGGTCTCGACGATGAGGTTGCGGGCGATCGTGTGCTCGTCCTTGAGGGCCGCCTCGACGTCGTTGATCGGGCCGCACGGGATCGATGCCGGGTAGAGGACGCTGAGCCACTCGTCCACCGTCTTGGTCCGGAAGATCGCCTCGAGCTGCGCGAGCAGCTCGACGCTGTTCTGCTGGCGGCCGGAGAAGCTGCCGAACGGCGACTCCGCCTCGGCCCACTCCGGGTGTCCAACCAGCGGCGCGAGCCGCTGCCAGAACTTCTCCTTGGCGCAGCCGACGACCATCCAGCCGTCACTGGCCTCGAAGGCCTGGAAGGGAACCAGCGAGGGGTGCGCCGAGTGGTGGGTGCGCACGGGGCTGAACCCGGCGTTCATGTGCCACGTCGCGGGATAGGTCAGCATGCCGATCGCGGTGTCGTACAGGCTGACGTCGCAGTCCATGCCCACTCCGTCGCGGCGCGCCGCGTGCAGGCCGCCGAGCAGCGAGATCGCCGCCACGAGACCACCGGAGTAGTCGACCATCGACAGGCCGGACTTCGTCGGCGGCCCGTCGGGCTCGCCGGTGAGCTCCATCCAGCCGGCCAGGCCCTGCAGCACGTAGTCGTAGCCGGGCTCGTTCTGGCGCGGGCCGGTCATGCCGAAACCGGTCAGCGAG includes these proteins:
- a CDS encoding CaiB/BaiF CoA transferase family protein, yielding MKPLEDVRIIAVEQYGAGPFGSVHLADLGAEVIKIEDPRFGGDVGRYVPPYFEEEDSLFFETFNRNKKSVSLDLSTDAGRQVFEELVKTADVVYSNLRGDVPAKIKIRYDDLKHLNPAIVCVSLTGFGMTGPRQNEPGYDYVLQGLAGWMELTGEPDGPPTKSGLSMVDYSGGLVAAISLLGGLHAARRDGVGMDCDVSLYDTAIGMLTYPATWHMNAGFSPVRTHHSAHPSLVPFQAFEASDGWMVVGCAKEKFWQRLAPLVGHPEWAEAESPFGSFSGRQQNSVELLAQLEAIFRTKTVDEWLSVLYPASIPCGPINDVEAALKDEHTIARNLIVETEHPRFGTVKQVASPVRVGNETPEYRRAPQRNEDFDYVLRELAGFDDDAVEKLSADGAFGKRADPVEVETAAEAAGR